The Verrucomicrobiia bacterium genome has a segment encoding these proteins:
- a CDS encoding putative Ig domain-containing protein, with amino-acid sequence MMPTCRRGVSYSLVSGPSGLTVGAGGLVSWTPTEVQGPGEYEVTVQVRDNGEPPLGDMKGFRITVREVNTAPVLSAVADRVIDEQVPWSVQLTASDADLPAQVLSYSLVSGPSGLTVGAGGLVSWAPTEAQGPGEYEVAVQVRDNGEPPLGNTTGFRITVREINTAPVLSAVPDQAIDGQESWSLQLTASDADLPPQVLTYSLVEGPSGLTVEAGGRVSWTPGQLQRSGEYEVVVRVTDNAEPPLSSTARFRIAVLDGNNTPPVLSSLADEAIDEQVPWSVQLTASDADLPAQVLSYSLVSGPSGLTVGAGGLVSWTPTEVQGPGEYEVTVQVRDNGEPPLSNTKGFRITVREVNTAPVLTAVADRVIDEQVPWSVQLTASDADLPAQVLSYSLVSGPSGLTVGAGGLVSWTPTGTGPRD; translated from the coding sequence GTGATGCCGACCTGCCGGCGCGGGGTGAGCTACTCGCTGGTGTCCGGACCGTCGGGGCTGACGGTTGGCGCGGGGGGGCTGGTGAGCTGGACGCCGACCGAGGTACAGGGGCCCGGGGAGTATGAGGTGACGGTGCAGGTGCGGGACAACGGCGAACCTCCACTGGGCGACATGAAGGGCTTCCGGATCACGGTACGGGAGGTCAACACGGCACCGGTGCTGTCAGCGGTGGCGGACCGGGTGATTGACGAGCAGGTGCCGTGGAGCGTGCAGTTGACGGCCAGCGATGCCGACCTGCCGGCGCAGGTGTTGAGCTACTCGCTGGTGTCCGGACCGTCGGGGCTGACGGTTGGCGCGGGGGGGCTGGTGAGCTGGGCGCCGACCGAGGCGCAGGGGCCCGGGGAGTACGAGGTGGCCGTGCAGGTGCGGGACAACGGCGAACCTCCACTGGGCAACACGACGGGCTTCCGGATCACGGTACGGGAGATCAACACGGCACCGGTGCTGTCGGCGGTGCCTGATCAGGCGATTGACGGGCAGGAGTCCTGGAGCTTGCAGTTGACGGCCAGCGATGCGGATTTGCCGCCACAGGTACTTACGTATTCGTTGGTGGAGGGTCCATCAGGGCTGACGGTTGAAGCGGGAGGTCGCGTGAGTTGGACTCCCGGCCAACTGCAGAGGTCTGGGGAGTACGAAGTGGTGGTCCGGGTAACCGATAACGCAGAGCCGCCATTGAGCAGCACGGCGCGCTTCCGCATTGCCGTCCTTGATGGGAACAACACTCCGCCGGTGCTGTCATCGTTGGCGGATGAGGCGATTGACGAGCAGGTGCCCTGGAGCGTGCAACTGACGGCGAGTGACGCCGATCTGCCGGCGCAGGTGTTGAGCTATTCGCTGGTGTCCGGACCGTCGGGGCTGACGGTTGGCGCGGGGGGGCTGGTGAGCTGGACGCCGACCGAGGTACAGGGGCCCGGGGAGTATGAGGTGACGGTGCAGGTGCGGGACAACGGCGAACCTCCGCTTAGCAACACGAAGGGCTTCCGGATCACGGTACGGGAGGTCAACACGGCACCGGTGCTGACAGCGGTGGCGGACCGGGTGATTGACGAGCAGGTGCCCTGGAGCGTGCAGCTGACGGCGAGTGATGCCGACCTGCCGGCGCAGGTGTTGAGCTACTCGCTGGTGTCCGGACCGTCGGGGCTGACGGTTGGTGCGGGGGGGCTGGTGAGCTGGACGCCGACAGGCACAGGGCCCCGAGATTGA